In Shewanella sp. MR-4, the genomic stretch TGTATTGCTCCTTATGCGGTAATCTTTTCACTTGCTGTTATGACGCCTACTTGAGTTAACAAGGTTTTATATTTAGTTTAGCTCCCAAGGTAAATCACGTCGTCCATTAACTGATTTCAGAACCCCCTCATTTCTTAACTTTTGAGCGGCCCAACGGATATCATATTGCCAAGTGTACAGCAGATCTCCAGAGGATTTTAGCTCAGATTCGTATTTCTCCCAGACATACTTCGATACATCACGAGGTGAGCCTCGTCCTCCTGAGGAATTAAGATATTCTACAATCCATTGTTTCATGCTTTCTCTAGTAGCCATTAGTTTCCTTAATGATTGAAATATTCCAATTATATCGATAGCAGCTGAACATAGATCTTGTGTCAGTTTAAAGGCGACAAATACAGATTGCTCAAAATAAACTAGCATAACTTATAAATTTTGCTAAATGATTTAAGTACAAACTTTATTGAGGCTTTGGGTTTATTTTTAATGAAATGGAAATATAAGGCATACGCAAATTCTGGAGGTTAAATATAAAATGTTTTTAGCTAAGCGCCCTTGCGGGCGCTGTTAGAGGTGGAGCTAAGCGTAGGAATAATGGTTGGACTTATTGCAGCACTTAAGAAAATAACGTTTCTTCCAATGTACGTCCTTTCAGTAGCATCTTATATTGCCAATGCTGCTGCTTAAATAGGGCGAGCAGGGCGGTTTCAAACTCATAAGGTGGATTTACAGTGTCATCCAATTGGATCACAAACACATGGGCTTGTTTTGAGGTGATATTCACTACACCGGCTATTTGGCCTACGGCTTGGATCAGCGCTTCACTGTCGCAGCTTTCCATGGTGAGGGTGAGATAATCACTGCCGCTATTGGATGAGCGCATCGAAATTGATTGTCCCAGCTCACCTTTATCTAGATACAGCACTTGGTCACAGAGCTTCTCGAGTTCCTCCAAGTTGTGTGAGCTGATCACAAAGGTGGTTGTGGGCGACAGCGTTCTGACGAGTTCACGGATTTTCTTCGCATTGGCAGGATCGAGTCCTGCGGTTGGTTCATCTAACAACACCAACTTAGGCGAGCCAATTAAGGCTTGGGCAATCGCGACTCGTTTACTCATCCCATGGCTAAGGCTCGGTGGCTTTTGCTGCGCCACCTCGGCTAAGTCCACTAAATTCAGCACTCGTAGGGCTTCTTGATGTGCCTGCTTGCTATCCATCCCTTGAAGGCGCGCGAAGAAGCTTAACTGGCTGATAATGGTTAAATTGGGATCGAGCGTCGCATCCTGTGGCAGGGCGGCAATTTGTCCTAATAATGCTGGACTATTTGGTGCTTCTCCCAGAATACGAACCGTGCCCGCGCTTGGGGTGAGGTAACCACAGAGCAGGCTAAATAGCGTGGTTTTACCCGCACCGTTAGGGCCAACCAAGGCGATGGGCGCTCCCGATTCGAGGGTTAAGTTAACGTTATTGAGCGCTTTTTTACTGCCATAGTGTTTGGACAGTCCTTGGCATTGAATGAGGATCATAGTTGACTCCTTTGGATATAAACGCGGCCAAGGAAGAGGGCGAATGCGGTTTGTAATAGGGGGATTGGCGCGTAGGCAAAGCTATTGAGTCCATTGGTGTTGACCATGTTCGACAGTTGAGCGCCCGGCAATATCCATTGTAAGCCTTCAAATAAGCTGGATTGATTACCCAAAATCAATAATGCAATCGAGACGACCGTCCACAATATAGTGGCCAAAACCATCGCTTGCCGTGCCGTATTGGCATAGAGGGACAATAAGGTCATGACCGCGGTAAAGGGTAAAATCACGATAACCAAGTTGACGCCGACCAAGGCACCCGACGTTAATGCGGGTAATAACAAGCCGATGTCGCGAGTGAGTGCCAGCGCTATGGTGGCGAGGATGGTCAATAAGATCAGTAAACCTTGGATCAAGATTTGCCCCAAAAAGCGGCCGAAGAGTAGGCTGTCTTTGCTGGTTCTTAGGGTATAGAAGCGCAATGTGCCGCGGGTTTTGTCTGAGGAAAACTGATCGGCGGCAATCAAAATACTGAACATTGGAAACAGATACAACGCAAAGCACCAGAAGATGGCCATTTCCGCCACGGGCCAGTCAAACAGCACGTTTAGTGCTTGGCTGCCCAAGAGACCGTCGATCAGATCTTTTACATTGGGCTGCATCAATAAAGTCGAAGCGCCTTGGATGGGATAGAGCAATAAAATCCCCCACACCAGTGCAAAGGCGATAAGGGCGATAATTCCGCGAAGGTTAAATAGAAATTTGCGACATTCAAAGCCAGCGATCAAAAGCATGTTGTTGAATGTACTGGGAGCGTTTGGTGTCATTCGCTGTCTCGTCAGTGAGTCGGCGGACTGATTCTCACCCGAGTGGTCATCGTCATTGACTATGACCACTCGCGAAAGTCGTCCGCGGCGCGGTTAGGATAAAGAAGCGATAAGCGAGTCTAACTTATCTTTAAGTTCAGCCACTTGCTCTTCAAGCTGCGTGACTCTGGCTTCCAGTTGTTGTCTATCTTGAGCGTTAAGTGAGTTTGAGCCCGCGCTCGGCGAATCGGCGGATAATGACGCGGCGTTAATCTGCTCTGCGCCTTGGGAAAACAGCTCTGCATAACGGCATTCACGCTTACCCGGCTCCCGTGGTAACTGCGCTAGCACGGGTTTATCTCGCTCCATCAGCTGCTTAATGCAGGCTTCAACCTCAAGCACATCTTTAAAGTCATGCAACCTGTTGCTGCGGGTACGCAATTCGCCCGGCGTTTGTGGGCCGCGAAGCAACAGCAAACAGATAATCGCCACAGCGGCGCTGGAAAGTTGTAACTCGCTAAATTCGGTGTTGCAGAATCTGTGCTTGTATTTGACGACTCGGCTACCAAAGCCGGATTGCTCGCTGATTAGTCGCTTTTTATTCAATGAATCCAGGGCGTCTTGAACCAGCGCTTCGCTTAAGTCCAGTACGGGATCGCGGCTGGTTTTTTGATTACAGGCGAGGGTCAGGGCATTGAGTGAAAGAGGGTATTGCTCTGGGGTGGTGACTTCTTTTTCAAGTAGACAACCGATAACTCTGGCTTCGTGTAACGTGAGTTCCATATAAGCTCCAAAGAAAAAAGCATGGCTTTGTTATAACAGAGCCATGCTTAATATCCTAGCGCTTGTCGGTAAACTGAGGTTTAAGGCCAACTATTTGTACAAATAAAGCACGAACATGGGGGCAAGAGAGTGCTAAGTCCCGTATTCGGTTGATTATTCTTCCAAATCAGTCTGCTTCAGTCAGGCGTAAACCATCGTCATCGATGCTTAACTTACCAGCTTTAAACAAACCGCCGATGCTCTTTTTGAAGGCTTTTTTACTCATGCCGAGTTGCTCGTAAATCACTTCGGCATCGGTTTTATCGGTCAGGGGTAAAAAACCGCCAGCTTGTTTGAGTTTCACCAAAATAATGTGCGCGTGCTTATCGAGCTCTTGCTTACTGCCTTGCTGCAAGACCAAATCGATTTTGCCATCGCGGCGAACTTGTTTGATAAAACCTTTCACTCTTTGACCAAAACGCAGCTTTTGGAACACTTCATTTTGGTAAATCACGCCCCAGTGGGCATGGTTAATAATGGCTTTGTAGCCTAAATCTGTGGTGCCACCGATATACAAGTCAACCTGTTGACCCACTTCGTACTGAGCTGGAGTCTTATCGAGGAACTTATCGATTTTTGATGAGGCGACAATACGTTCATCCGCGCGGTTAACATGCACGTAAACGAGGTAAGAGCGGCCTTCTTCGATGGGTTTGTGCTGCTCGCCAAAGGGGAGCAACAGATCTTTATCTAATCCCCAATCTAAAAATGCACCGTAAGGACCCGTTGCCACCGCTTTTAAATAGGCAAACTCACCGACTTGGGCCAAAGGTTTGCGCGTGGTAGCAATGACGATATCTTCAGAGTCCAGATATAAAAATACCTCTAGCCAGTCACCGACTTGGCAATCTTTTGGGGTGGCTTTGTTGGGCAGTAATACTTGGCCAAACTCGTGGGCATTTAAATACACACCGAAGCTGACTTGTTTTACCACCTCAAGTTTGCAGGTTTTTCCTATCTGTATCATGTAGCTCTCTATCTAAGGATGTCATTCGGCGCTGATTATAACCGCTTTATCCGTAAACAGCAGCTTCCAGTTAGGCTTTTAGATAATCGCTTTGGGATCAACGACTCAGGGAGCATCAAAAATCATTGCTGAACGGGATCATTATTAGCAATTTATTTAATAACACTATTAAAAAATATTGAACGTAATAAAAGTAAGATTATTCACTAACCCATTAATTTATATGCAGTAACGTCGTCTGCTGTTATCGCTCCTGTTAACGTGGTGTTTGTTATATTTTAATGGGAAATATTAAATGAGATTCTTGCTTGCATTCTGTGACATTGCGCGGTTTAATTGCGCCGTTTAACGACTTCGCTCGTTACAGACATGACAAATATTACGTGAGTTGTAATGGTTTTATGGTTCACAGGTCATTCACCGTGTAACGTACAATTTATAATAGTTACATGGGGTTAAGAGGAATTGTTTAGCTAATGCACAAGCATCCATTTTTTGCTCTTTGCCTAAAAGCATCACAATGTCAGCGCTCAATCGTTATGCCCTATGACGATACTAGCCTTAAACATCTCACGTTAATCCGTATCAATTCTGGCCGCGAAGAAGCCAACAGTCCCCTGTTACAATAATCTTGCCTGTTATTAGGTGCGCTCGGTCTTGCCTGGCCGCTTAATATGTAATGTTGTTCCTTTAGTGTTACCTGTTGTTGTAGACATGCTTGAACCCCTTTTTAATGAATTTTGGGGCTTCGGCTGTGATGCAACGCCTAACGTTAGGGTTTTGGGTGTTTTTTAACCTCAAAGCGCGCTAAGGTTAATGCCATTGGTGAGAAACCTTGGCGATAAAGGGTGATATGAACGCAATCTCCTACCATCGCCAGTGTAATAAGAATCTGGGGTCTACCCCGGCTGCGTTAAGGAAAACGCATCAATGTCGCCTATGCTGGGTTGATGTTGCTGCACTAAACAGGGTGAGTTCATCCTAATTGTATTTCAGGTAAGCTTGTGTTTTACCTGGGTTTGTCGAACGGGCGGTCGTGCAAGATTGCAATGGCCGTTTAACCCATTTTTTTATAGACGGGCTAAATAAAAATGAATGATTGGTCTATTGATGCTGCTCGTGCTGGGTACAACGTTACCCACTGGAGCCAAGGGTTTTATGGGATCAGCGACCAAGGTGAGGTGACAGTGTCGCCGGATCCTAAGAATCCTGATCACAAGATTGGCTTAAATGAGCTAGCAAAAGACATGGTTAAAGCGGGGGTCGCTTTACCTGTATTAGTTCGTTTCCCGCAAATTCTGCACCACAGAGTGAACAGTTTGTGCCAAGCATTCGACCAAGCGATACAAAAATATGAGTATCAGGCGGACTATTTGCTGGTTTACCCCATTAAAGTAAACCAACAAAAAACTGTGGTAGAAGAGATCCTTGCGAGCCAAGCATCAAAAGAAGTTCCACAATTAGGCCTAGAAGCCGGCAGTAAGCCAGAATTAATGGCCGTACTGGCCATGGCGCAAAAAGCCAGTTCAGTGATTGTATGTAACGGTTATAAAGATAACGAATACATCCGTTTAGCCTTAATTGGTGAAAAGTTAGGCCATAAGGTCTACATCGTTTTAGAAAAACTGTCTGAGCTGAAGATGGTGTTGGCCGAATCTAAGCGCTTAGGGGTGAAACCTCGCTTAGGTCTACGTGCGCGCCTTGCATTCCAAGGTAAAGGCAAGTGGCAAGCCAGCGGTGGCGAAAAGTCTAAGTTCGGTTTATCTGCGGCGCAGATTTTAACTGTGGTAGATCAGTTAAAAGAAAACGACATGTTGGATTCGCTGCAGTTATTGCACTTCCACTTAGGTTCGCAAATCGCGAACATCCGCGATATTCGTCAGGGTGTGAGTGAAGCGGCGCGTTTCTACTGTGAATTACGCGAGTTAGGCGCCAGCATCAACTGCTTCGACGTCGGCGGTGGTTTAGCGGTGGATTACGACGGCACACGTAGCCAAAGTAACAACTCAATGAACTATGGCTTAAGCGAATACGCCAATAACATCGTTAACGTGCTTACCGATATCTGTAATGAATACGAGCAACCTATGCCACGTATTATTTCAGAATCAGGCCGTCACTTAACGGCGCACCATGCAGTGCTGATCACCGACGTGATTGGTACTGAAGCCTATCAGGTAGAAGATATCCAGCCGCCAGCGGAAGAATCGCCACAACTGCTGCACAACATGTGGCAATCGTGGACTGAGTTGAGCGGCCGCGCTGATCAACGTGCACTGATTGAGATTTACCACGATAGCCAAAGCGACTTGCAAGAAGCGCAATCACTGTTTGCCTTGGGTCAATTAAGCTTGGCGGAGCGTGCGTGGGCTGAACAGGCAAACCTGCGTGTTTGTCACGAAGTGCAAGGTTTGTTAAGCACCAAAAACCGTTACCACAGACCGATCATCGATGAGTTAAACGAAAAGTTAGCCGATAAGTTCTTCGTTAACTTCTCACTATTCCAATCGTTACCGGATGCTTGGGGTATCGATCAGGTGTTCCCTGTACTGCCGCTGTCAGGTTTAGACAAAGCGCCAGAGCGCCGCGCTGTTATGTTGGACATTACCTGTGACTCTGACGGTATTGTTGACCAATACGTAGACGGTCAAGGGATTGAAACCACGCTGCCAGTTCCGGCTTGGAGCGCAGAGAGCCCTTACTTGATGGGCTTCTTTATGGTGGGCGCATATCAGGAAATTTTAGGCGATATGCACAACCTGTTTGGTGATACTAACTCTGCGGTGGTCAGCATCGAAGAAAACGGTATGACTAATATTGAGTCGGTACTTGCCGGTGACACAGTCGCTGACGTACTTCGTTATGTTAACTTAGATGCGGTCGACTTTATGCGCACCTACGAAGAGTTAGTGAACCAGCATATTGTTGAAGAAGAACGCGCGCAAATTTTAGAAGAATTACAAGTGGGCCTAAAAGGTTACACTTATTTAGAAGATTTTTCTTAATATTGAGTGTGTTAAAAAAGTCAGCCTAGGGTAACTTAGGCTGACTTTTGTTTTTTATAGCCCGTTGTTTTTTGCTCGCGAGTTGCATGGCTGTCACCTTGTAAAAGCAAGCACGGTAGTTTTATTGCGGCGTCAGTCGTGTAAAAATAGCTGCGCGAAATTGATGGGTTATCAGTATTAAAATGCGTGCGTTCACTTAAGTCAGCGTTGATGGTGAGCCATTAATGTCTGTTATACCAATAGATGCCCATACACAGGGATAAGATGAGGCTAACGGCTTGATGTTTTTTGAAGGCGCGGAAAAAAAGCTTGAGATCAGGCTCACACCCAAGCTGGCATCACTACGCCTGCGGGAGTATGGCTTTTGGTCGACGCTGGTGGCCTGTGCGAATGCAGAAATCCTCTCAACAAGCAGTAATCATGCCTGCGATGCCTATCTGCTGAGTGAATCGAGCCTGTTCGTCTGGGACTATAAAATTCTGATCCTTACCTGCGGCAATAGCACCCTGATTGAGGCGGCCTGCTACTTTATTAACGCCTTAGGGGCTGAGCACATCGCCGCGCTCTGCTATCAGCGCAAGAATGAGTACCAAGCCCAGTTACAAAGCACCAGCTTTGCTGACGATATTGCTAAATTGCGACTCTTGATCCCTGGCGAAGCCTTTCGAATGGGTCATTTGGATTCACACCATCACTATGTGTTTTGCGCCGAAAATCAATCGGTTTCCTCAAGCGAAACCAGCCTTGAACTGATGATGTACCACATCCGTGGCGAGCTTGCCGAGTATCTCAAGTTGCCAACACAAACCGAGCATGGGATTTATCTGCAGCTTGGCTTGCAACAACTTTTCGGCGATTTTCAGCTAGATATGCATTGTTTTCAGCCTGCCGGGTTTTCGTTGAATGCGATACGAGGTGCTGACTATTTTACCTTGCATATCACACCATCGATGGGACAAGGGGATAATTCCTATGTCAGTTTTGAGACTAATCTGGATTTAGCCGTTTATCCCCATCCAGTCGTGGCGCGATTGCTGGATTTATTCTCCCCAATCAGTTGGGATTTGATTAATTTTAATCAGCCTATCAATACGGCGGGATTTCCTGCGCATATTTGCTTAGGTCAAGGTTTAGTGACAACTGGGTCGGGTAGTCAGATTTCCTTCCGTCACTATCAGCAGCTTGAACCCCAAATACTGCAACCTGAGTTTATCTAGTCTTAAGCCCTGTGGAGTCTTTGCCTGCGCTGCCTGACTCTTGAGATTCATTGAGGTTTTAAGCGCTGGATTATCAATAAAAAAGCTAAGGTTAACGGCCCTGGCTTTTTTATTGACGGCGTAATAACAGAGCAGCGAATTGCGAGTAAGGCATGGTAAACTTGCATTATCAGCGGATTGCACCGATGGCAATCATTGTGCGCTTGTAAAAGGAAACCCTATGACAGATCTCAGTGATATTCGCCGCGAATACACCAAAGGCGGTCTAAGACGCGCCGATTTACCACAAAATCCCATGCAGCTATTCGAGTTATGGATGACGCAAGCTCGCGATGCTGAGCTGAGCGATCCCACGGCGATGTGTGTTGCCACCGTCGATGAGCATGGTCAGCCCTATCAGCGAATTGTGCTGTTAAAGCGCTTCGATGACTCGGGATTTGTGTTCTTCACTAACCTAGGTAGCCGAAAAGCGCAGCAGATCGCAGCCAATAATAAGGTGAGTCTGCATTTTCCTTGGCATCCGATTGAACGCCAAGTATCGATTCTCGGTGAGGCGCAGCCACTCTCTACCGCCGAAGTGCTGAAATACTTTATGACCCGTCCTAAGGATAGCCAGATAGCCGCTTGGGTGTCACAGCAGTCGAGCAAACTGAGCGCGCGACAAGTACTCGAAGGTAAGTTCTTTGAAATGAAAGCCAAATTTGCCAAGGGCGATGTGCCCTTACCGAGCTTTTGGGGCGGCTACTTAGTTAAACCCTCGAGTATCGAGTTTTGGCAGGGCGGGGAGCACAGGCTGCACGATCGTTTCCTCTACACTCGCCAAGCGGATGAATGGGTCATTGACCGTTTAGCACCTTAATGGTCTTTAGGAGCGTAAGCGTGGGACAGTATAAGATTTGGGTCGATGCCGATGCCTGCCCAAACCCGATTAAAGAGATTTTATTTCGCGCGGCAGAACGTAAGTCGCTGCCGCTAGTGCTGGTGGCGAACCAAATGCTGCGGGTGCCACCATCGCCTTATATCAGCCAAGTGCGTGTCGGCTCAGGTTTTGATGTGGCAGATCAATACATTGTCGACCATGTTGAGGCTACGCATTTAGTGATCACCGCCGATATCCCGTTGGCGGCGCAAGTGATTGAAAAGGGTGCGCTGGCGCTTAATCCCCGCGGTGAGCTCTACACCACTGACAATATTCGCCAAAAACTGACGATGCGCGATTTTATGGAAGATTTACGTTCATCAGGTGTGCATACCGGTGGTCCTGATGCCTTATCGGCGGCGGATAAACAGGCTTTTGCCAATAGTTTAGATAAGTGGCTGGTGCGAGTTTAACGATAGTTCACTGGTCGCTAATCAAGAAAAAGAGTATCTTTAGCGAGACTTAGGTGATCTTTGTCACAAATTGTCTAAGTAATAACAGCGGTTACTCAAGTGCGAGAGGGTGAC encodes the following:
- a CDS encoding ABC transporter ATP-binding protein; the protein is MILIQCQGLSKHYGSKKALNNVNLTLESGAPIALVGPNGAGKTTLFSLLCGYLTPSAGTVRILGEAPNSPALLGQIAALPQDATLDPNLTIISQLSFFARLQGMDSKQAHQEALRVLNLVDLAEVAQQKPPSLSHGMSKRVAIAQALIGSPKLVLLDEPTAGLDPANAKKIRELVRTLSPTTTFVISSHNLEELEKLCDQVLYLDKGELGQSISMRSSNSGSDYLTLTMESCDSEALIQAVGQIAGVVNITSKQAHVFVIQLDDTVNPPYEFETALLALFKQQHWQYKMLLKGRTLEETLFS
- a CDS encoding ABC transporter permease subunit — its product is MTPNAPSTFNNMLLIAGFECRKFLFNLRGIIALIAFALVWGILLLYPIQGASTLLMQPNVKDLIDGLLGSQALNVLFDWPVAEMAIFWCFALYLFPMFSILIAADQFSSDKTRGTLRFYTLRTSKDSLLFGRFLGQILIQGLLILLTILATIALALTRDIGLLLPALTSGALVGVNLVIVILPFTAVMTLLSLYANTARQAMVLATILWTVVSIALLILGNQSSLFEGLQWILPGAQLSNMVNTNGLNSFAYAPIPLLQTAFALFLGRVYIQRSQL
- a CDS encoding YceH family protein, encoding MELTLHEARVIGCLLEKEVTTPEQYPLSLNALTLACNQKTSRDPVLDLSEALVQDALDSLNKKRLISEQSGFGSRVVKYKHRFCNTEFSELQLSSAAVAIICLLLLRGPQTPGELRTRSNRLHDFKDVLEVEACIKQLMERDKPVLAQLPREPGKRECRYAELFSQGAEQINAASLSADSPSAGSNSLNAQDRQQLEARVTQLEEQVAELKDKLDSLIASLS
- a CDS encoding S1 RNA-binding domain-containing protein; protein product: MIQIGKTCKLEVVKQVSFGVYLNAHEFGQVLLPNKATPKDCQVGDWLEVFLYLDSEDIVIATTRKPLAQVGEFAYLKAVATGPYGAFLDWGLDKDLLLPFGEQHKPIEEGRSYLVYVHVNRADERIVASSKIDKFLDKTPAQYEVGQQVDLYIGGTTDLGYKAIINHAHWGVIYQNEVFQKLRFGQRVKGFIKQVRRDGKIDLVLQQGSKQELDKHAHIILVKLKQAGGFLPLTDKTDAEVIYEQLGMSKKAFKKSIGGLFKAGKLSIDDDGLRLTEAD
- the speA gene encoding biosynthetic arginine decarboxylase, whose product is MNDWSIDAARAGYNVTHWSQGFYGISDQGEVTVSPDPKNPDHKIGLNELAKDMVKAGVALPVLVRFPQILHHRVNSLCQAFDQAIQKYEYQADYLLVYPIKVNQQKTVVEEILASQASKEVPQLGLEAGSKPELMAVLAMAQKASSVIVCNGYKDNEYIRLALIGEKLGHKVYIVLEKLSELKMVLAESKRLGVKPRLGLRARLAFQGKGKWQASGGEKSKFGLSAAQILTVVDQLKENDMLDSLQLLHFHLGSQIANIRDIRQGVSEAARFYCELRELGASINCFDVGGGLAVDYDGTRSQSNNSMNYGLSEYANNIVNVLTDICNEYEQPMPRIISESGRHLTAHHAVLITDVIGTEAYQVEDIQPPAEESPQLLHNMWQSWTELSGRADQRALIEIYHDSQSDLQEAQSLFALGQLSLAERAWAEQANLRVCHEVQGLLSTKNRYHRPIIDELNEKLADKFFVNFSLFQSLPDAWGIDQVFPVLPLSGLDKAPERRAVMLDITCDSDGIVDQYVDGQGIETTLPVPAWSAESPYLMGFFMVGAYQEILGDMHNLFGDTNSAVVSIEENGMTNIESVLAGDTVADVLRYVNLDAVDFMRTYEELVNQHIVEEERAQILEELQVGLKGYTYLEDFS
- a CDS encoding adenosylmethionine decarboxylase; translated protein: MFFEGAEKKLEIRLTPKLASLRLREYGFWSTLVACANAEILSTSSNHACDAYLLSESSLFVWDYKILILTCGNSTLIEAACYFINALGAEHIAALCYQRKNEYQAQLQSTSFADDIAKLRLLIPGEAFRMGHLDSHHHYVFCAENQSVSSSETSLELMMYHIRGELAEYLKLPTQTEHGIYLQLGLQQLFGDFQLDMHCFQPAGFSLNAIRGADYFTLHITPSMGQGDNSYVSFETNLDLAVYPHPVVARLLDLFSPISWDLINFNQPINTAGFPAHICLGQGLVTTGSGSQISFRHYQQLEPQILQPEFI
- the pdxH gene encoding pyridoxamine 5'-phosphate oxidase; translated protein: MTDLSDIRREYTKGGLRRADLPQNPMQLFELWMTQARDAELSDPTAMCVATVDEHGQPYQRIVLLKRFDDSGFVFFTNLGSRKAQQIAANNKVSLHFPWHPIERQVSILGEAQPLSTAEVLKYFMTRPKDSQIAAWVSQQSSKLSARQVLEGKFFEMKAKFAKGDVPLPSFWGGYLVKPSSIEFWQGGEHRLHDRFLYTRQADEWVIDRLAP
- a CDS encoding YaiI/YqxD family protein; protein product: MGQYKIWVDADACPNPIKEILFRAAERKSLPLVLVANQMLRVPPSPYISQVRVGSGFDVADQYIVDHVEATHLVITADIPLAAQVIEKGALALNPRGELYTTDNIRQKLTMRDFMEDLRSSGVHTGGPDALSAADKQAFANSLDKWLVRV